Proteins co-encoded in one Brassica rapa cultivar Chiifu-401-42 chromosome A02, CAAS_Brap_v3.01, whole genome shotgun sequence genomic window:
- the LOC103852699 gene encoding pentatricopeptide repeat-containing protein At1g71060, mitochondrial produces the protein MIFACIIRLAGRQFSRRVYCRILSVGEQSLNLEWTHKASNLILHKSLHSPSVETQVGVSQDADRICKILSKSTDSTVETLLNKASIELSPSLVEEVLKKLSNAGVLAFSVFKYAENQKGFKHTTATYNALIESLGKIKQFKLAWSLVDDMKHKKLLSKDTFALISRRYARARKVKEAITAFQRMEEYGFTMEVCDFNRMLDTLSKSRNVGDAQKVFDKMKKKRFEPDVKSYTILLEGWGQEMNLLRVNEVYGEMKDEGFEPDVVTYGIIINAHCKAKKHDEAIRFFNEMEMRSCKPSPHIFCSLINGLGSERRLNQALEFFERSKSSGFPLEAPTYNALVGAYCWSQRVEDAFKVVEEMRTKGIGPNARTYDIILHHLIRMQRTKEAYEVYQKMSCEPTVSTYEIMVRMFCNKERLDMAIKIWDEMKGKGVLPGMHMFSSLITALCNENKLDEACEYFSEMLDVGIKAPGHMFSRLKQALLDEGRKDKVAELAVKMDRLRKTQLLG, from the coding sequence ATGATATTCGCTTGCATCATCCGCTTAGCCGGGAGACAGTTCTCTCGTCGTGTCTACTGTAGAATATTATCTGTCGGAGAACAGAGCTTGAATCTCGAATGGACTCACAAAGCTTCAAACTTGATTCTCCACAAATCATTACACAGTCCTTCCGTCGAAACCCAAGTCGGAGTTTCGCAAGACGCCGATAGAATCTGCAAGATCCTCTCCAAATCTACCGACTCAACCGTCGAAACCCTCCTCAACAAAGCTTCCATCGAACTCTCCCCGTCGCTAGTCGAAGAAGTACTGAAGAAGCTGAGCAACGCCGGCGTCCTAGCCTTCTCCGTCTTCAAATACGCCGAGAATCAAAAGGGTTTCAAGCACACCACCGCGACCTACAACGCGCTGATCGAGTCCTTAGGCAAGATCAAGCAGTTCAAGCTCGCGTGGAGTTTGGTAGACGACATGAAACACAAGAAGCTTCTGAGCAAAGACACGTTCGCGCTGATCTCGAGACGCTACGCTCGTGCCAGGAAGGTTAAAGAAGCGATCACCGCGTTTCAGAGGATGGAAGAGTATGGGTTTACGATGGAGGTTTGTGATTTTAACCGTATGCTTGATACTTTAAGCAAATCAAGAAACGTTGGTGATGCACAGAAGGTGTTCGacaaaatgaagaagaaaaggtTTGAGCCTGATGTGAAGTCTTACACTATTTTACTCGAAGGGTGGGGTCAGGAGATGAATCTTTTGAGGGTTAATGAGGTTTACGGAGAGATGAAGGATGAAGGTTTTGAGCCTGATGTTGTTACTTATGGGATCATTATCAACGCGCATTGTAAGGCTAAAAAGCATGACGAGGCTATTAGGTTCTTTAATGAGATGGAGATGAGGAGTTGCAAGCCGAGTCCTCATATTTTCTGTAGTCTGATCAATGGGCTTGGTTCCGAGAGGAGGCTGAATCAAGCTCTTGAGTTTTTCGAGAGGTCGAAGAGTTCGGGGTTCCCCCTTGAAGCTCCTACTTACAACGCGTTAGTAGGAGCTTATTGCTGGTCGCAGAGAGTGGAAGACGCGTTTAAGGTGGTGGAAGAGATGAGAACGAAAGGGATAGGGCCAAATGCTAGGACTTATGATATAATCCTGCATCATCTGATCCGGATGCAGCGGACGAAAGAAGCGTATGAGGTTTATCAGAAGATGAGTTGTGAGCCGACGGTGAGTACTTATGAGATTATGGTGAGGATGTTCTGTAATAAAGAGAGATTGGACATGGCGATCAAGATTTGGGATGAGATGAAAGGAAAAGGTGTGCTTCCGGGAATGCACATGTTCTCTAGTTTGATTACAGCTTTGTGTAATGAGAACAAGTTAGATGAGGCTTGTGAGTATTTCAGTGAGATGTTGGATGTGGGTATTAAGGCACCGGGGCATATGTTTAGCCGGCTTAAACAAGCGCTTCTCGATGAAGGCCGGAAAGATAAAGTCGCGGAGTTGGCTGTGAAGATGGATAGGCTGAGAAAAACTCAACTCCTTGGCTGA
- the LOC103852696 gene encoding uncharacterized protein At1g66480, with protein sequence MGNILGRKKTVKIMKINGKSFKLKTPVKAGTVVKDFPGHVLFESESVKRFGIRAKPLDPKQYLQSKRIYFMVELPSTGSDRNPRGRRWKKRTPRRVRLGIRMGAKERLENLKLSRRSSSDLSVIKEVAEEEKEVVTSVKLKLPKWKVEKLWKESESVSDFYNKITALCLLNVSSGLFHQKQHLLRNGGRSVQIGDKEAVNYF encoded by the exons ATGGGTAATATCTTGGGACGCAAGAAAACTGTGAAAATCATGAAGATCAATGGCAAGAGTTTCAAGCTGAAAACTCCAGTGAAAGCTGGTACGGTTGTTAAAGATTTTCCAGGTCACGTTCTCTTCGAATCTGAATCCGTGAAGCGTTTCGGTATCAGAGCAAAGCCTTTGGATCCTAAACAATACTTGCAATCCAAAAGGATTTATTTTATGGTTGAACTTCCCAG TACCGGCTCTGATCGAAACCCACGTGGCAGAAGATGGAAAAAGAGAACCCCGAGAAGGGTTCGGTTGGGAATCAGGATGGGTGCCAAGGAGAGGCTTGAGAATCTGAAGCTTTCGCGTAGATCATCTTCTGATCTCTCGGTAATAAAGGAGGTTgctgaagaagagaaagaagtggTGACTAGTGTGAAGTTGAAGTTACCAAAGTGGAAAGTGGAGAAACTGTGGAAAGAGAGTGAGAGTGTCTCTGATTTCTACAACAAGATCACAGCACTTTGTCTCCTCAACGTTTCAAGTGGTTTGTTTCATCAGAAACAACACTTGCTTCGTAATGGAGGAAGAAGCGTTCAGATTGgagacaaagaagctgtcaattatttttaa
- the LOC103852701 gene encoding beta-glucuronosyltransferase GlcAT14A, which translates to MGAEKKWLFTLFSVAFLSVFLLLLYSFSAFTSNPFPSPIRHGPHYPPSFAYYITGGRGDGDRIFRLLLAVYHPRNRYLLHLGAEATDAERVALLSDLKSVPAVSAFGNVDVLGKVHRLSENGASKVADTLHAVSILLKLGRSWNWFIELSALDYPLMTQDDLSHVFASVNRSVNFIDHTSDLAWKESQRIKPIVVDPALYLARRTQLFTATEKRPTPDAFKVFTGSPWIVLSRSFLEYSIFGWDNLPRILLMYFNNVILSEECYFHTVICNAPEFINTTVNADLRYMIWDSPPKMEPHFLTTPDFDQMASSGAAFARQFKKDDPVLDKVDREILKRGRYRVTPGAWCASHSSWWTDPCSEWDDVNVVKAGPQAKKLEETITNFLDDLNSQTNQCK; encoded by the exons ATGGGAGCTGAGAAGAAATGGCTGTTCACACTCTTCTCCGTAGCCTTCCTCTCCGTCTTCCTCCTCTTGCTCTACTCTTTCTCCGCTTTCACCTCTAACCCTTTCCCTTCCCCTATCCGCCACGGTCCTCACTACCCGCCATCTTTCGCTTATTACATAACCGGCGGTCGTGGTGACGGTGACCGGATCTTCCGGTTGCTCCTCGCGGTTTATCACCCTAGGAACCGGTACCTTCTCCATCTGGGAGCTGAAGCTACTGACGCCGAGAGGGTAGCGCTTCTCTCCGACTTGAAATCTGTGCCTGCTGTGAGTGCCTTTGGGAACGTTGATGTGTTGGGGAAGGTTCATCGTCTCTCCGAGAATGGCGCGTCTAAGGTTGCTGATACTCTTCACGCCGTGTCGATCTTGCTGAAGCTTGGTCGTTCTTGGAACTGGTTTATTGAGCTGAGTGCCTTGGATTATCCCCTGATGACTCAAGACG ACCTGTCTCATGTGTTTGCCTCGGTGAATAGAAGCGTCAACTTCATTGATCATACTAGTGATCTTGCTTGGAAAga ATCTCAGAGAATCAAGCCTATTGTTGTGGATCCAGCACTTTACTTGGCCAGAAGAACACAGCTCTTCACTGCCACCGAGAAACGACCAACACCAGATGCTTTCAAAGTCTTTACAG GCTCGCCGTGGATCGTACTGAGCAGATCTTTCCTTGAATACAGCATCTTCGGTTGGGACAATCTACCAAGAATCCTCCTCATGTATTTCAACAACGTCATCCTCTCCGAAGAATGCTACTTCCACACGGTCATCTGCAACGCCCCCGAGTTCATTAACACGACGGTCAACGCTGACTTACGCTACATGATATGGGACAGCCCTCCGAAGATGGAGCCACACTTCCTCACCACACCGGATTTCGATCAGATGGCTTCAAGCGGAGCGGCTTTCGCCCGGCAGTTCAAGAAGGACGATCCGGTCCTCGACAAGGTCGATAGAGAGATCTTGAAACGGGGACGGTACAGGGTGACCCCTGGAGCTTGGTGCGCGAGCCATAGTAGCTGGTGGACTGATCCTTGCTCGGAGTGGGATGATGTCAACGTGGTGAAAGCTGGTCCTCAGGCTAAGAAGCTGGAAGAGACGATAACGAATTTTCTTGATGATTTGAATTCACAGACAAATCAATGCAAGTGA
- the MYBL2-2 gene encoding myb-related protein 308: protein MNQPKNRTKPTNLLIRRSMNIVCVRALYPPSRLLHRAERCRVGGRNYEKPELKQSNFSKDEDDLILRLHALLGNRWSLIAGRLPGRTDTEIRIHWETYLKRKLMKMGIDPTNHRLYHHANYISRQYLNSSHKKLETDIISDQSSSVSESCDMRMLPVSISTNCYDDSASSSAGHSHLPDLNISLIPAETVVSWPVCGLQESNSNGSTRQ, encoded by the exons ATGAATCAACCTAAAAATAGAACCAAACCAACCAATCTCCTTATTAGAAGAAGCATGAACATAGTCTGTGTCCGCGCTCTCTATCCGCCCTCCA GGTTGCTACATCGTGCCGAGAGATGTAGAGTGGGAGGGAGAAACTACGAAAAACCTGAACTCAAACAAAGCAACTTCTCAAAAGACGAAGACGATCTCATACTTAGGCTTCATGCACTTCTTGGCAATAG ATGGTCATTGATAGCGGGAAGGTTACCTGGACGAACCGATACTGAAATAAGGATCCATTGGGAAACTTACTTAAAGAGGAAACTCATGAAAATGGGAATAGACCCAACCAACCATCGTCTCTACCATCACGCAAACTACATTTCAAGACAATACCTCAATTCCTCTCATAAGAAACTTGAAACAGATATCATTAGTGATCAATCTTCTTCGGTATCCGAATCATGTGATATGAGAATGTTACCCGTTTCAATTAGTACCAATTGCTATGATGATAGTGCTAGTAGTAGTGCCGGACATAGTCATTTGCCTGACCTCAACATCAGTCTCATCCCCGCGGAGACGGTGGTTTCTTGGCCAGTTTGTGGCCTTCAAGAATCTAACAGCAATGGTTCAACGCGTCAATAA